From the genome of Vicia villosa cultivar HV-30 ecotype Madison, WI linkage group LG2, Vvil1.0, whole genome shotgun sequence, one region includes:
- the LOC131653255 gene encoding uncharacterized protein LOC131653255, with amino-acid sequence MSNVPKRSLEESPSKHPHQDSGVISKFLTSVSMEQHVPHEIGQDSRVAKPLRVEGRDADRRSPLHSVYRMPLPSNDSQADHQIGTENRIESRHTSRGNTPVEVGKENPTTEEGECLEAHDAVLGNKIDSKTEDRLKDRKRNDVRHRDWGDKEKERSDHRNSTQVNNSNGENKESAKEDKNAEKWERKDTPKNKENLKEREQEHIKRESWNGMEKGVSYNEKELGGGSVKIPERETVLPDQKKHDADRRKERDADLEEDRPDKRFKLDKQSQDEFADGEGSGEKGSEDHSCNVQQRKRIQKSIASPLVTNLEARFGPHAQDNEESQGKSEVPYVIYNIGESMQELIKVWKEYESSQSQVEKSAESFNDGPTLEIRIPAKHVITTNHQVRGGQIWGTDVYTYDSDLVAVLMHTGYCFPTASPPPSAIKELRAYIRVLPPLDCYISTQRNNLRSRAWGGTPSCSYRVERCCIVKKGGGTIDLEPSHTHTATIEPTLAPTALERTITTRAATSNTSRMQRFIREVTIQYNFCNEPWIKYSIGIVADKGLKKALYTSARLKKGEVLYLETHSCRYELCFAGEKMVKAIPVTQLHDPDIKKSQNHQLHSTNGDKSDSDNVVVDVFRWSRCKKVLPQSLMCKIGIPLPLEYVEVLAENIDWEDVQWSQSGVWIAGKEYALARVHFLSMN; translated from the exons ATGAGCAATGTACCTAAGAGATCCCTTGAAGAGTCGCCTTCAAAGCATCCACATCAAGATTCAGGTGTAATCTCAAAGTTTCTTACATCAGTTTCGATGGAGCAACATGTTCCTCATGAAATAGGTCAGGATTCTCGGGTGGCAAAGCCACTTCGTGTTGAAGGTCGTGATGCGGATAGAAGATCTCCTCTTCATTCAGTTTATCGGATGCCATTACCTTCAAATGATTCTCAGGCAGATCATCAGATTGGGACTGAGAATAGGATTGAATCAAGGCACACATCACGGGGAAATACACCAGTAGAAGTTGGAAAGGAGAATCCCACAACAGAAGAAGGGGAGTGTTTGGAAGCTCATGACGCTGTTTTGGGGAacaaaattgattctaaaactGAAGATAGATTAAAAGATAGAAAAAGAAACGATGTAAGACATCGAGATTGGGGGGACAAGGAAAAAGAGAGAAGTGATCACAGAAACAGTACACAAGTTAACAACAGCAATGGTGAAAACAAAGAATCTGCCAAAGAagataaaaatgcagaaaaatgggAGAGGAAAGATACtccaaaaaacaaagaaaatttaaaagagaGGGAACAAGAGCATATCAAGAGGGAATCATGGAATGGAATGGAGAAAGGAGTTTCATATAATGAAAAGGAACTTGGTGGTGGATCAGTAAAAATTCCTGAGCGCGAAACTGTATTACCAGATCAGAAGAAACATGATGCTGATAGGAGGAAAGAACGGGACGCTGATTTAGAAGAAGATCGACCTGATAAGCGCTTTAAACTTGACAAGCAATCACAAGATGAATTTGCTGATGGGGAAGGGAGTGGAGAGAAAGGGAGCGAAGACCATAGTTGTAATGTTCAGCAGCGTAAGAGGATACAGAAATCGATAGCTAGCCCCCTCGTCACCAATCTCGAGGCACGTTTTGGACCCCACGCCCAAGACAATGAAGA GTCTCAAG GTAAATCAGAAGTACCATATGTTATTTATAACATTGGTGAAAGCATGCAAGAACTGATCAAGGTGTGGAAGGAATATGAATCATCTCAATCTCAAGTTGAAAAAAGTGCTGAGAGCTTTAATGATGGCCCCACACTTGAAATTCGGATACCTGCCAAGCATGTCATTACTACAAACCACCAA gtCAGAGGTGGCCAGATATGGGGTACTGATGTGTACACATATGACTCAGATCTTGTTGCTG TTCTCATGCATACTGGTTACTGTTTCCCAACGGCTTCTCCTCCTCCCTCGGCTATAAAAGAATTGCGTGCATACATTCGGGTGCTACCTCCGCTAGACT GCTATATTTCCACCCAGAGAAACAATCTGCGCTCCCGAGCTTGGGGTGGTACACCTAGTTGTAGTTATAGAGTTGAGCGATGTTGCATCGTGAAG AAAGGAGGCGGAACTATTGATCTTGAACCATCCCATACACACACAGCAACCATTGAGCCCACCCTTGCACCAACGGCTCTTGAGCGGACAATTACTACCAGGGCTGCAACTTCG AATACCTCGCGGATGCAAAGATTTATAAGAGAAGTCACAATTCAGTACAACTTCTGTAATGAGCCCTG GATCAAGTATAGTATCGGCATTGTTGCTGACAAGGGACTAAAAAAGGCACTCTATACGTCTGCCCGCTTGAAGAAGGGAGAGGTTCTGTATCTTGAAACACACTCGTGCAG ATATGAACTCTGTTTCGCAGGAGAGAAAATGGTCAAAGCCATACCGGTAACTCAGTTGCACGATCCAGATATAAAAAAGTCCCAAAATCATCAGCTGCACTCCACAAATGGTGACAAATCTGATTCTGATAATGTCGTGGTTGACGTATTTCGCTGGTCTCGTTGTAAGAAGGTTTTACCCCAGAGTTTGATGTGCAAAATTGGCatccccttacctcttgaatatGTGGAG GTGCTAGCAGAAAATATAGACTGGGAAGATGTACAATGGTCTCAAAGTGGTGTTTGGATTGCAGGGAAGGAATATGCCCTTGCTAGGGTGCATTTTTTGTCAATGAATTAG